The nucleotide window cagaaTTGTTAGATTAGAGGGAGTGAGGGGGAAAGTGGTAGCAGGGGAGGTCAGAGAGACAGGGTGGGGGAAGGTCCTTGTGTGGGGTCCTCGTGGGCCCCAGTGAGCATTGTGGCTTTTTCCTTGAGAtgagaactcagaaaaaaaacatgagacGGTTGTGAGCAGAGGAGGGCCATGCCTGGCTCAGCTTATGACCGGACCCCTCTGGCTGCTCTGAGCAGTGTGAGGGGGCAAGGGTGGGAGTAGGAGGCGACTGCAGTAGCCCAGGTGGACAGTGTAGCCCAGAGTGGTGGTGGCAGAGATGAGAGGATCAATCCAGCAGATCTTCTGCAAGTACAGCCAACAGGACTTGCTAACGCTTCAACATGGATGTGAGGAGAGAACAGAGTATGTCAAGGTTACTGAGGTTTTTGGCCTAGAACAGCTGGAAAGATCAGATGGAATGGGAAAAGTGGGGTAAGGAGAGAGGTTTGAGCAGAAAGGTCAGGAGTCTGGTCTTGGACATGCTGAGTCTGAGATGTCCAGTCTGATCTGTGAGTCAGGTGCTCAGAGGAGCAGTCTGGGTTGGaggtaagaaataataataatgatacttgTATATAAGGTGGTTTGGAAAATTAGAATGAGTTCCTAAGGGTTCAGAGCCCAGAACACGCATCCAGTTGGCAGGTGGTAATTTGCGTGCAGAACCTCAGTAGGAGGAGAGCCTGGGAAATGGTTGTAGCATCCTGACCTGTCTGGGATGAGGAGATAGCCAGAACCGGCTGGCCCTCCTAACACTGTTCTTCTTGCTGCAGTAACTGGCCTCCATGATGTTGATGAATATATGCAGGCCCAGCTCCTCCTAGCCGTGAGTAACCTTGGCCACCCCTGCCTCAGTTTGGACCCCTCATGCCTGTCTCCACCTCAGCCTTAGCCATTTGTCCTGCCCACAGGCTCTGAATATTGCTACACATGTCTTGAAGCCAGGGGGATGCTTTGTAGCCAAGGTGAGCATTGGAGGACCTGGTGAGGGCAAAATAAGGGTCCTCCAGGGCCGCCCTTGTGCCTTCATCCCCTGTCTCCTCGCCCTACAGATCTTCCGAGGCCGGGATGTGACCCTGATCTACAGCCAGCTGCGAGTCTTCTTCTCTAATGTGCTCTGTGCTAAGCCCAGGAGCAGCCGCAACTCCAGCATAGGTCAGTGGGGTGCAACGGACAGGCAGGCAGACACGAATCTTGGGGATGCATCTTGTGTGGGGTGGAGGTAGCAGTCACCCCTCGCTCTACCTTCCACCCACAGAGGCCTTCGCTGTCTGTCAGGGTTATGACCCCCCTGAAGGCTTCCTTCCAGACCTGACCAAACCCCTGCTGGACCATTCGTACGGTGAGAGCCAGAGTTCTGGGCCCCCTCCCTGGGGAGACTCTACCCCCTTATGGAATGTATGTCTTAGGAGGGCCCTCAGCCCCACCCCTGTATGGATGTTTTGTCCCAGGAGGATCTTCATCCCAGTCTTCTCATGGTTACTCTTGGGTCCCAAGTCCTGCCCCAGTGGAGATTACGCCCACCTAAGTTTCTAGCCTAAGAAGACTGGGTCACGCACCCAGGTGGATACTCCACCCCTGCATGGGAATTTGGCCTCGAGAGAGTCTTTAGCCTGGTCCCTAGAGGGAAAAGGCACAGAGCCTGCTCTTAAGGTGAACACACTTGAGTGAGACAGGGTTCAGGCAGCTTATGGTAGAATGGCAGGTGAACATAAGGCGCAGTGTGagaagagcaggagagggggaTGCTCTAGAACAGGTGATCTTGGAGGGGCTCCCTGAGGAGGTGATCTGAACAAAATGAAGGATTTCTGGTGGAGGAGTGTGAGAGTAGCTGGTAGGTACATAGGAAGGATTCTGTACCCTTGCTGTAGAAGGAGTCCCAACTGgtcccaggcatcccagtcctGTCCTGTCTTATTTCTCCCTGCTTGTCAGATCCAGATTTCAACCAATTAGATGGTCCCACTCGCATCATTGTGCCATTTGTGACCTGTGGAGACCTGAGCTCCTATGATTCAGACCGCAGTTACCCACTGGACGTGAGTGCCCAACCAATAGTAGGCAGGGGATGGCGGGGTAGAGGGGCTCTCCTGGGTTCTCATATCCTCACCATCTTCCCCCAATGTGTCCCTGCAGCTAGAGGACGGCTCAGAATATAAGTACACTCCACCCACGCAGCCCCCCATCTCGCCACCGTACCAGGAGGCCTGCACGTTGAAGAAGAAGGGGCGGCTGGCCAAGGAGCTCCGCCCCCAGGACTGCCCCATCAGCACAGTGGACACGCTGTCCCAGCCCCTGGCGGCCCCACAGCGCCACACCCTGCTGGCCCCTGAGGTCCGGAAACCTGTGGCCCAGGGCCCTCTGTGCCCTTTCTCTGAGCCCACAGTGAGCCCCTCTTAGTGTACCTCTCTCTGTCCCCAAATGGCGTGGTTCTGGGGCAGGGTAGAATGCTCATCCCTGCCTCCCAGCAACTATAAAAAGTTGATGGGTAAAACCAAGTGTAATGAATGGAAAAGCTTGGCAAGTACctgagtcatttttctttttcttgggtaGGTGGAAGACAGTGAAATGAATTGTTCGCCTTAATACACTCAGGTAAATTTGCCTTTTTAGCTAATAGTTTGAGTGAAGAgcacctttaagaaaaaaactcaggaaaattTCACCTTTGAAATGTTTATATCAACTGATAAGATTTCAGTCAGCCCACCTTTACTAAGTACCTGATGTCACATGCCAAGAACTGCTTTCAGTGTTTTAGGTATGGAGGCATTCAgcaaactgtttctttttttttttaattaattaatttatttatttatgatagtcacacacacagagagagagagagagagaggcagagacataggcagagggagaagcaggctccatgcaccgggagcccgatgtgggattcgatcccgggtctccaggattgcgccctgcaccaaaggcaggcgccaaaccgctgcgccacccagggatcccagcaaacTGTTTCTTAACCACacgctgtgtgccaggcattgttctagttTGGGAGATAAAGCAGGGAACAGAACAGGCAAATATTCTGGTGCTGGTGGAGCTTCCAGATTGGGAAAGGGGTAATAAAAACAGCTTATGAATGCAGGAGTTTCTACACACGGCATACACATAGATACATTATATATGCATACttgtacacatacacatttctAGCTTTCATTTCAGTATATATAGCTTAAATTATACTGTAGATATaaaggtatatttatatatatatcatatatatatgtaaaggtaATAAgggatataaaaatttttttaaagattttatttatttattcatgagagacacacagagaggcaggctccatgcggggagcctgatgtgggacttgatcccgggtctccaggatcacaccctgagctgaaggcagatgcttaattgctgagccacccaggcatcccaagaattatttttaataaagtaaggTAAACAGAATCAGGAATTTCAGGGGTggcagtttttcagtttttaaatgggTTATCATGGAAGGGCTTACTGAGGTAATGTTTGAGCCAAGACCtaaaggaggtgagggagggaatGCATGTGTTCATCTAGGGGAAGAATGTTCCACGGAGAGAGAGTAGCAAATGCAAAGATCCTGAGGTAGAACTATGGCTGGTGTGTAAGGGAGTAGCGAGGGGCCAGTTCTGCTCCTA belongs to Canis lupus familiaris isolate Mischka breed German Shepherd chromosome X, alternate assembly UU_Cfam_GSD_1.0, whole genome shotgun sequence and includes:
- the FTSJ1 gene encoding putative tRNA (cytidine(32)/guanosine(34)-2'-O)-methyltransferase isoform X3; translated protein: MGRTSKDKRDVYYRLAKENGWRARSAFKLLQLDEEFHLFQGVTRAVDLCAAPGSWSQVLSQKIGGQGSGHVVAVDLQAMAPLPGVLQIQGDITQVRLSTAKEIIQHFEGCPADLVVCDGAPDVTGLHDVDEYMQAQLLLAALNIATHVLKPGGCFVAKIFRGRDVTLIYSQLRVFFSNVLCAKPRSSRNSSIEAFAVCQGYDPPEGFLPDLTKPLLDHSYDFNQLDGPTRIIVPFVTCGDLSSYDSDRSYPLDLEDGSEYKYTPPTQPPISPPYQEACTLKKKGRLAKELRPQDCPISTVDTLSQPLAAPQRHTLLAPEVRKPVAQGPLCPFSEPTVEDSEMNCSP
- the FTSJ1 gene encoding putative tRNA (cytidine(32)/guanosine(34)-2'-O)-methyltransferase isoform X2, whose protein sequence is MGRTSKDKRDVYYRLAKENGWRARSAFKLLQLDEEFHLFQGVTRAVDLCAAPGSWSQVLSQKIGGQGSGHVVAVDLQAMAPLPGVLQIQGDITQLSTAKEIIQHFEGCPADLVVCDGAPDVTGLHDVDEYMQAQLLLAALNIATHVLKPGGCFVAKIFRGRDVTLIYSQLRVFFSNVLCAKPRSSRNSSIEAFAVCQGYDPPEGFLPDLTKPLLDHSYDPDFNQLDGPTRIIVPFVTCGDLSSYDSDRSYPLDLEDGSEYKYTPPTQPPISPPYQEACTLKKKGRLAKELRPQDCPISTVDTLSQPLAAPQRHTLLAPEVRKPVAQGPLCPFSEPTVEDSEMNCSP
- the FTSJ1 gene encoding putative tRNA (cytidine(32)/guanosine(34)-2'-O)-methyltransferase isoform X1, translated to MGRTSKDKRDVYYRLAKENGWRARSAFKLLQLDEEFHLFQGVTRAVDLCAAPGSWSQVLSQKIGGQGSGHVVAVDLQAMAPLPGVLQIQGDITQVRLSTAKEIIQHFEGCPADLVVCDGAPDVTGLHDVDEYMQAQLLLAALNIATHVLKPGGCFVAKIFRGRDVTLIYSQLRVFFSNVLCAKPRSSRNSSIEAFAVCQGYDPPEGFLPDLTKPLLDHSYDPDFNQLDGPTRIIVPFVTCGDLSSYDSDRSYPLDLEDGSEYKYTPPTQPPISPPYQEACTLKKKGRLAKELRPQDCPISTVDTLSQPLAAPQRHTLLAPEVRKPVAQGPLCPFSEPTVEDSEMNCSP
- the FTSJ1 gene encoding putative tRNA (cytidine(32)/guanosine(34)-2'-O)-methyltransferase isoform X7 — protein: MAPLPGVLQIQGDITQVRLSTAKEIIQHFEGCPADLVVCDGAPDVTGLHDVDEYMQAQLLLAALNIATHVLKPGGCFVAKIFRGRDVTLIYSQLRVFFSNVLCAKPRSSRNSSIEAFAVCQGYDPPEGFLPDLTKPLLDHSYDPDFNQLDGPTRIIVPFVTCGDLSSYDSDRSYPLDLEDGSEYKYTPPTQPPISPPYQEACTLKKKGRLAKELRPQDCPISTVDTLSQPLAAPQRHTLLAPEVRKPVAQGPLCPFSEPTVEDSEMNCSP
- the FTSJ1 gene encoding putative tRNA (cytidine(32)/guanosine(34)-2'-O)-methyltransferase isoform X5 — translated: MGRTSKDKRDVYYRLAKENGWRARSAFKLLQLDEEFHLFQGVTRAVDLCAAPGSWSQVLSQKIGGQGSGHVVAVDLQAMAPLPGVLQIQGDITQLSTAKEIIQHFEGCPADLVVCDGAPDVTGLHDVDEYMQAQLLLAALNIATHVLKPGGCFVAKIFRGRDVTLIYSQLRVFFSNVLCAKPRSSRNSSIEAFAVCQGYDPPEGFLPDLTKPLLDHSYDPDFNQLDGPTRIIVPFVTCGDLSSYDSDRSYPLDLEDGSEYKYTPPTQPPISPPYQEACTLKKKGRLAKELRPQDCPISTVDTLSQPLAAPQRHTLLAPEVEDSEMNCSP
- the FTSJ1 gene encoding putative tRNA (cytidine(32)/guanosine(34)-2'-O)-methyltransferase isoform X4, with product MGRTSKDKRDVYYRLAKENGWRARSAFKLLQLDEEFHLFQGVTRAVDLCAAPGSWSQVLSQKIGGQGSGHVVAVDLQAMAPLPGVLQIQGDITQVRLSTAKEIIQHFEGCPADLVVCDGAPDVTGLHDVDEYMQAQLLLAALNIATHVLKPGGCFVAKIFRGRDVTLIYSQLRVFFSNVLCAKPRSSRNSSIEAFAVCQGYDPPEGFLPDLTKPLLDHSYDPDFNQLDGPTRIIVPFVTCGDLSSYDSDRSYPLDLEDGSEYKYTPPTQPPISPPYQEACTLKKKGRLAKELRPQDCPISTVDTLSQPLAAPQRHTLLAPEVEDSEMNCSP
- the FTSJ1 gene encoding putative tRNA (cytidine(32)/guanosine(34)-2'-O)-methyltransferase isoform X6 is translated as MGRTSKDKRDVYYRLAKENGWRARSAFKLLQLDEEFHLFQGVTRAVDLCAAPGSWSQVLSQKIGGQGSGHVVAVDLQAMAPLPGVLQIQGDITQLSTAKEIIQHFEGCPADLVVCDGAPDVTGLHDVDEYMQAQLLLAALNIATHVLKPGGCFVAKIFRGRDVTLIYSQLRVFFSNVLCAKPRSSRNSSIEAFAVCQGYDPPEGFLPDLTKPLLDHSYDFNQLDGPTRIIVPFVTCGDLSSYDSDRSYPLDLEDGSEYKYTPPTQPPISPPYQEACTLKKKGRLAKELRPQDCPISTVDTLSQPLAAPQRHTLLAPEVEDSEMNCSP